One genomic window of Quercus lobata isolate SW786 chromosome 9, ValleyOak3.0 Primary Assembly, whole genome shotgun sequence includes the following:
- the LOC115959819 gene encoding membrane steroid-binding protein 1 encodes MALQQLWEALKEAIPVYTGLSPATFFTVLALALAVYHVASGLLGSSDQRPREREEESQPLPPPVQLGEITEEELKQYDGADPKKPLLMAIKGQIYDVSLSRMFYGPGGPYALFAGKDASRALAKMSFEDKDLTGDVSGLGPFELEALQDWEYKFMSKYVKVGTIKKSVPETGDGAPTSEPTESTDRVVAKPAEDGPSETAAVKTEETPFGADVAKE; translated from the exons atggcTCTGCAGCAGCTATGGGAGGCACTGAAGGAAGCGATCCCAGTGTACACGGGCCTCTCTCCAGCGACCTTTTTCACTGTTCTTGCTCTGGCGTTGGCTGTGTACCACGTGGCTTCTGGTCTGTTAGGGTCCTCCGATCAGCGGCCGAGGGAGCGCGAGGAGGAGAGTCAGCCACTTCCTCCGCCGGTCCAGCTCGGAGAGATCACCGAGGAGGAGCTCAAACAGTACGATGGTGCTGATCCTAAAAAGCCTTTGCTCATGGCCATCAAGGGCCAGATCTACGATGTCTCTCTCAGCAG AATGTTTTATGGACCAGGTGGACCTTATGCACTGTTTGCTGGAAAGGATGCTAGCAGAGCTCTTGCAAAGATGTCTTTTGAAGATAAAGATCTGACCGGTGATGTATCTGGTCTTGGTCCATTTGAACTTGAGGCTCTGCAGGACTGGGAATACAAGTTTATGAGTAAGTATGTTAAGGTCGGAACCATCAAGAAGTCTGTTCCAGAAACTGGTGATGGGGCACCCACCAGTGAACCTACAGAATCTACAGACCGTGTTGTTGCTAAACCTGCCGAAGATGGTCCATCAGAAACCGCAGCTGTTAAAACCGAGGAAACCCCTTTTGGTGCTGATGTTGCAAAAGAGTAA